The genomic window ATCAAATCAGAGATGATGATACTTCTGGAGGATGATTCGGAAACATTGGATGAGGTGATGGTCGTGGCCTATGGTACGGCTAAGAAAAGTACGTTTACTGGATCTGCCAGTTTGCTGAAGTCAGAGAAGATAGAGGCTCGTCCTGTTACATCGGCAACTTCAGCCTTACTAGGATCTACGCCGGGTGTGCAAGTAGCCTCAGCCAGTGGTCAGCCCGGTTCAGATTCGGATATCTATATTCGCGGATTGGGCTCTATTTCTGCGACGAATACCCCTTTGATTATACTTAACGGTATGCCCTACGATCAGAGTATCAGTAGTATCAATCCCAGTGATATAGAGAGTATGTCTGTTTTGAAAGATGCCTCATCTGCAGCTCTGTACGGCGCACGAGGTGGTAATGGTGTTATCTTGATAACCACCAAGACGGGTAGTAAGGATCGTATGTCGGTGAATGTGAAAATCAACCAAGGATTCACGAATCGGCAAAGTCAGGATTATGAACGATTGGGCGTGAATGATTATTTGAAAGTATATTGGGAGAGCGCACGCAACCAGTTGATAAGTGGTGGTGCGTCACCAGAGCAAGCGGGAATGGCAGCCGCTCAAAACTTGATTTCAGGAACGCTGGGCTTCAATCCGTTTAACGTGCCGGACGATCAGGTCGTGGATGCGAACGGTGTGCTTAACCCGAACGCTACGTTCATGTGGGCGGATGATACCGATTGGGAAGACGCTATCCAGCGCACGGGCAGCCGTACGGATATAGGCGTGAGCGTGAGCGGAGGTAATAATAAGTCGGATTATTATCTTTCCGCCGGTTATCTGACGGAAGGTGGTTATATCATCGGATCGAAGTTTGACCGATATACCTTGAATACGAATGTTAACTCGCAGATCACCTCGTTCTTGAAGATTGGCGGTACGCTCTCTGGGAATATCAGCAAGGCGGAAGGGCAGCAGTCGCAAGCTTCGGGAAATAACAACAACCCTTTCCGATTCACTCGCTATATCGGACCGATCTATCCGATCCATGTACACGATCCTCGTACCAAAGAATATGTGCTGGATGCCAATGGTAATAAAGTGTACGACTTCGGTCAGGCCTATACGATCGAGGAGGGTGTGGAAGCGCCTTCGCGTGCGTATATCTCTGGTAATAACCCGGCTATTGAGTTGCAAAATATCAGCAACGGATACAAGCGGAATCAATTGAACGCAAAATTGTATGCGGAGATCCGTTTCTTGAATGATTTCAAGTTTACGGTGAACGGAGCCGTGGGAACAAGCTCTCGTTTAGGGCATTCGGCCAGTATCTATTATCCGGAGAAGACTGAGGTGGGGTCAAGCACGAAGACCGTTTCGTTTGAGACAACTTGGACGTTCAACCAATTGCTCTCCTATACAAAGAATTTCGGCAATCACCATGTCGATGTCTTATTAGGACATGAGAGTTATGATTATGAGTACAATTACCTGAAAGGCTCCATGCAAAACCAGACCATCCATAATGGCAACTTTGAGTTCAGCAATTATTCGGTGCCGGACGAGCAAGACTCTTATACGAATACCTACAAGACGGAGGGATTCCTTGCCCGTGCGAACTATGACTATAACAGCCGTTATTTCCTTTCTGCATCCGTGCGCCGCGACGGATCCTCCCGCTTTTACAAGGATTCCCGTTGGGGTACATTCTTCTCGGTAGGAGCTGGTTGGCGTATTGACGAGGAGCGTTTCATGGAAGATCTTGATTTCATCGATTTGCTGAAGTTGCGTGTCGCTTACGGTGAGGTGGGTAATGATGCCATCGGTAGCTACTATGCGTGGCAAGCGGCTTACGAGCAGGCCATGAACGGATTGGAGGCCGGTTATATCCAGCAACGTGTCGTTCGTAATAAGGATTTGCAATGGGAGGTGTCTCGCAATGGCGATGTGGCGTTAGAGTTTGAGTTGTTTAAAAGCCGTTTGTCGGGTAGTGTAGAGTATTTCGATCGCCGTTCCAGCAACTTATTGTTCTCGATCCCGCAAGCACCGGATACGGGTACTACCAGCGCATATAAGAATGCAGGTACGATGTACAATCGAGGTGTGGAAGTTGATTTGAACGGAAGAATCATCCAGACGAAGGATTGGACGTGGTCTGTGGGAATTAACGCTACATGGTTGAAAAATCGGATTACCTCTTTGCCGGTAGAACCTTATAACAGCGGAGTACATCGGGTGGAAGAGGGACATTCGCGCTATGAGTTTTATCTTCGCCAGTGGGCGGGAGTAGATCCTGCTACCGGAAACTCTATCTATGTGCCGGATCCGGAACTGACGGTGGAGTCTGTCGACCTAGTAGAGGTGGATGGAAAAACATATACGACTAACGTGAATGAGGCCATTTATGATTGGGCCGGAGAATCTACACCGAAGGTATCGGGAGGTCTTAATACGAACGTATCTTGGAAGAATCTTTCTTTAAGCCTGTTGTTTAACTTCCAGCTAGGTGGCAAGATGTATGATGTAGGATATTCTGATTTGATGACACAGCCTTCAGGATCCGCATCCTTGACTTCCAACAAGCATGTGGATATCTTGAATCGTTGGCAGAAACCGGGCGATGTCACGAATGTGCCTCGCATCGAGGATTTCGCAGATACGAATATGAATGCGGGAACTTCTACTCGTTGGTTGATCAGCTCGAATATGTTGGAGTTGGCTTCCGCTACTTTGAGCTATGATCTGCCGAAGCAATGGCTGGAGAAGGTTTCCATGCAAGGACTCCGGGTATATGCGTCAGGAGAGAATCTATTCTTGCTGACGAAACGAAAAGGTATTTTCCCTCGTTCAAACATATTCTCAGGATATAGTGGTAATGCGGATGTTTATTTGCCTGCGAGAGTATTTACTTTTGGTTTGAATCTTACTTTTTAAATCATGTTCAATATGAAAAATATATATATAGTAGTGTTGCTATCTCTTGTGGTATTATTCAATGGCTGCAAGGAGGATTTTTTGGAGACAACTTCCACACAAACGGTGGATGAGCAAGCAGTGTTCAATGATACCCAATCGGCTATGTTGGCTGTAAATGGCTTGCATAAATTGATGTGGACGGGTGATCTGTCTAGTTCGGCTTTTTATGGCGGTTACGATATGTTGATGATTTGGTATGAGGTGATGGGGGATGATTTGGTATATACGTACAGCAATGCGCAGTTCCAAAAGCAGGCTCAATGGTCGAGCCATCGGAATGCGACGATCGGTAGCGCGACCCATTTTTATCGCTTGTTGCAATATTTTATCTCTAACAGTAGTATGATTATCGATAATATCGATGCTGCGGAAGGTTTGGAGAGCGAGAGGAATTATATCAAGGGGCAAGCCCATTTTTACCGGGCTTTCGCCTATTTCACGATGGTACAGATGTATGGCGGCCGTTATAAGGCAGAGGGCGATAACACGCAATTGGGTGTGGTAATTCGTAACGATAACTCAACGGAGCCAAGAGCGAGAGCTTCTGTAGAGGAGGTGTATACGCAGATCAATGAGGATATCGACTTGGCGATCCAATTATTGGGTGCTACGGAGGAGAAACGGACTAATAAGTCGCATATTGATTTGCACGTGGCTCGCGGTTTGAAGGCTCGTATCTTATTGACGCAAGGTAAATGGTTGGAAGCGGCTGAAATGGCTAAATTGGTCGTTGATCTATCAGGAGCCAAATTGCAAGATGATACCTATACGACATTGAATGATCGTTTTAGCGATCAATCAAATACAGAATGGTTGTGGGGATCGAATCCTTTGTTGCAGCAAGCTCCGAACTTGACTCACTTCCATGGATATATGTCGAATGAGATCATTTCGTATAATGGCAATACCCCTCGTGCGATTTATAATAAGTTATACGACAAGATCAGTGATACCGATGTGCGTAAAGGAATTTGGTTTCCGAGGGCGACCGATCCCAATACTCTTCCGCGACCGATCCGGGCGGAGTGTAACAGTAAAGCGTATGCTAATTATATGGCCAATAAGTTTATCGTATCGGATCCTACGACGAAAGGTGGCCGGGATGTTCCTTTCATGCGTTTGCCGGAGATGATGTTGATCATGGCGGAGGGATATGCACGTGCTGGGGAGCCAGGCAAAGCGGCTCAGGCTCTTTATCCGCTGGCAAGTCATCGGGATCCGGAGTATACATTGTCTACGAAAACGGGCGAAAACTTGATAGAAGAGGTGATGACTCAACGTCGCATAGAGCTTTGGGGGGAAGGTTTCCGTTGGTTCGACTTGAAACGTTTGAATATGGATTTGGACCGTGGACCGGCTCCTCGTCCTGAGGTTTTCCCGAATGGTTTGATTGAATATTGGAACAAAGACGCAATGCCTAAAGTGGTGGATCCAGAAGCTTCTAATTACAATATGTATGGAGATGGAACGGTGACGGGTAACGGGAACAGATATCGTCCGGCCGGACATAGGGATTGGCAATGGGCTATTCCTGATAAGGAGACTCAACTGAATCCGCTTTGCGAACCGAATCCATAAAGTAAATAAATAGTTATGAGAAGATTTTTTTTAATGTGCCTGTTGCCAATCTTCTTGGCGACAGGTGTTTTTGCTCAACCACAAGCGGATGAGTATCCGTATGATTTAACGTATTTCTTGCCGGAAGGTTCTCAGGTTTATGACCCTCAGGTTCCTACCCCGGAAAAAATCTTGGGATTCCAGCTTGGAGAACAACATGCCGGATGGGATCAAGTAGTGGAATATATGAGAACATTGGCGCGATGCAGCGACCGTGTCACGATTAGGGAGACGGGGCGTACCTATCAGCACCGTCCTTTTATAGAGGTCGTGTTTACTTCGGCCGAGAACCAAAAGAATATAGATCGACTGAAGGAGGAGCACTTAAAGTTGAGCGACGTGGCGAAATCGAGAAGCGTAGTGATAGACGACATGCCTGTGATCGTAAGCTTGATTTATAGCATTCATGGAAATGAGGCATCGGGTGTGAACGCTTCGTTGGCTGTTGCCTATCATTTGGCGGCGGCACAAGGGCCTGAGATCGAGGAATTACTAGACCAAGAGATTGTCGTGATGACTCCCGGAGCCAATCCGGATGGAATCAATCGGTTTGCGTCGTGGGTGAATTCCTCTAGAAGTTTCACGAATGTTAGCGATATAAAATCACGTGAGTTTACCGAGCCTTGGCCTTCCAGTCGTACGAACCATTATTGGATCGATTGTAATCGCGACTTGCTTATGGCACAACATCCCGAGGGGATCAATGGCTTAAATGGATATTTTGAATGGTTGCCCAATGTGGTCGTGGATCAACATGAGCAAGGGGCGTTACGTCCTTATTATTTCAGTCCGGGACATCCTAAGCGTACCCATCCGTTTACTCCCCAGCTTAATCAAGACTTGACAGCCGAGATTTCTTCTTATACGGCAAAGGCACTCGATCGGATTGGGACGACTTATTATTCGAAGGAGGGTTATGATGACTTCTATTACG from Parabacteroides distasonis ATCC 8503 includes these protein-coding regions:
- a CDS encoding SusC/RagA family TonB-linked outer membrane protein, whose amino-acid sequence is MNLFDNMHGLKGCIRCLTFKNVLLAHFLLAFSVAGSVSAEALPTSYLNGIEQQSRKVAGRVLQRIDNEPVIGANIVVTGTTIGTITDVEGRFSLDNLPANARTLTVSFVGMTSQTLPIKSEMMILLEDDSETLDEVMVVAYGTAKKSTFTGSASLLKSEKIEARPVTSATSALLGSTPGVQVASASGQPGSDSDIYIRGLGSISATNTPLIILNGMPYDQSISSINPSDIESMSVLKDASSAALYGARGGNGVILITTKTGSKDRMSVNVKINQGFTNRQSQDYERLGVNDYLKVYWESARNQLISGGASPEQAGMAAAQNLISGTLGFNPFNVPDDQVVDANGVLNPNATFMWADDTDWEDAIQRTGSRTDIGVSVSGGNNKSDYYLSAGYLTEGGYIIGSKFDRYTLNTNVNSQITSFLKIGGTLSGNISKAEGQQSQASGNNNNPFRFTRYIGPIYPIHVHDPRTKEYVLDANGNKVYDFGQAYTIEEGVEAPSRAYISGNNPAIELQNISNGYKRNQLNAKLYAEIRFLNDFKFTVNGAVGTSSRLGHSASIYYPEKTEVGSSTKTVSFETTWTFNQLLSYTKNFGNHHVDVLLGHESYDYEYNYLKGSMQNQTIHNGNFEFSNYSVPDEQDSYTNTYKTEGFLARANYDYNSRYFLSASVRRDGSSRFYKDSRWGTFFSVGAGWRIDEERFMEDLDFIDLLKLRVAYGEVGNDAIGSYYAWQAAYEQAMNGLEAGYIQQRVVRNKDLQWEVSRNGDVALEFELFKSRLSGSVEYFDRRSSNLLFSIPQAPDTGTTSAYKNAGTMYNRGVEVDLNGRIIQTKDWTWSVGINATWLKNRITSLPVEPYNSGVHRVEEGHSRYEFYLRQWAGVDPATGNSIYVPDPELTVESVDLVEVDGKTYTTNVNEAIYDWAGESTPKVSGGLNTNVSWKNLSLSLLFNFQLGGKMYDVGYSDLMTQPSGSASLTSNKHVDILNRWQKPGDVTNVPRIEDFADTNMNAGTSTRWLISSNMLELASATLSYDLPKQWLEKVSMQGLRVYASGENLFLLTKRKGIFPRSNIFSGYSGNADVYLPARVFTFGLNLTF
- a CDS encoding RagB/SusD family nutrient uptake outer membrane protein, producing MKNIYIVVLLSLVVLFNGCKEDFLETTSTQTVDEQAVFNDTQSAMLAVNGLHKLMWTGDLSSSAFYGGYDMLMIWYEVMGDDLVYTYSNAQFQKQAQWSSHRNATIGSATHFYRLLQYFISNSSMIIDNIDAAEGLESERNYIKGQAHFYRAFAYFTMVQMYGGRYKAEGDNTQLGVVIRNDNSTEPRARASVEEVYTQINEDIDLAIQLLGATEEKRTNKSHIDLHVARGLKARILLTQGKWLEAAEMAKLVVDLSGAKLQDDTYTTLNDRFSDQSNTEWLWGSNPLLQQAPNLTHFHGYMSNEIISYNGNTPRAIYNKLYDKISDTDVRKGIWFPRATDPNTLPRPIRAECNSKAYANYMANKFIVSDPTTKGGRDVPFMRLPEMMLIMAEGYARAGEPGKAAQALYPLASHRDPEYTLSTKTGENLIEEVMTQRRIELWGEGFRWFDLKRLNMDLDRGPAPRPEVFPNGLIEYWNKDAMPKVVDPEASNYNMYGDGTVTGNGNRYRPAGHRDWQWAIPDKETQLNPLCEPNP